A single genomic interval of Hevea brasiliensis isolate MT/VB/25A 57/8 chromosome 4, ASM3005281v1, whole genome shotgun sequence harbors:
- the LOC110645065 gene encoding inactive beta-amylase 4, chloroplastic-like isoform X1 produces MVEGPLNHGNRQEDVHLYFYAYPSVSNWLSQNVDFVLFFKFIMDAREKSRATILESSKHNRVPIFVMMPVNTLGIDSSGSPRIRKIKALTISLRALKLAGVYGIAVEIGGHNKDICYRDKNGFSNDDYLTLGVDQLPLFYGRTAFQCYEDFMLSFVSKFDTYIGSVIEEISVGLGPSR; encoded by the exons ATGGTGGAA GGGCCACTTAATCATGGAAACAGACAAGAAGacgttcatttatatttttatgccTACCCAAGTGTTTCTAATTGGTTGTCTCAAAATGTTGATTTCGTATTGTTCTTCAAATTTAT CATGGATGCTCGAGAAAAATCAAGAGCCACAATATTGGAATCATCAAAGCATAATAGGGTCCCCATATTTGTCATGATGCCAGTGAACACGCTTGGCATTGATTCTTCTGGGAGTCCAAGGATCAGAAA AATCAAGGCCTTAACCATATCTCTAAGAGCACTCAAGTTGGCAGGTGTCTATGGAATTGCAGTAGAG ATTGGTGGTCACAACAAGGATATCTGTTATCGAGATAAAAATGGGTTTTCCAATGATGATTATCTTACACTAGGAGTGGACCAACTTCCTCTTTTTTATGGCCGGACTGCCTTCCAATGTTATGAAGACTTCATGCTTAGTTTTGTTAGCAAATTTGACACTTATATTGGGAGTGTAATTGAAGAAATAAGTGTTGGTCTTGGTCCTTCTAGATAA
- the LOC110645065 gene encoding inactive beta-amylase 4, chloroplastic-like isoform X2 produces MVEGPLNHGNRQEDVHLYFYAYPSVSNWLSQNVDFVLFFKFIMDAREKSRATILESSKHNRVPIFVMMPVNTLGIDSSGSPRIRKIKALTISLRALKLADWWSQQGYLLSR; encoded by the exons ATGGTGGAA GGGCCACTTAATCATGGAAACAGACAAGAAGacgttcatttatatttttatgccTACCCAAGTGTTTCTAATTGGTTGTCTCAAAATGTTGATTTCGTATTGTTCTTCAAATTTAT CATGGATGCTCGAGAAAAATCAAGAGCCACAATATTGGAATCATCAAAGCATAATAGGGTCCCCATATTTGTCATGATGCCAGTGAACACGCTTGGCATTGATTCTTCTGGGAGTCCAAGGATCAGAAA AATCAAGGCCTTAACCATATCTCTAAGAGCACTCAAGTTGGCAG ATTGGTGGTCACAACAAGGATATCTGTTATCGAGATAA